Proteins from a single region of Megachile rotundata isolate GNS110a chromosome 7, iyMegRotu1, whole genome shotgun sequence:
- the LOC105664025 gene encoding uncharacterized protein LOC105664025, whose amino-acid sequence MAQESNTQNLRELVRKRATIKSKLTAFAKFLDTCREPETIPLSELKLHTARLEKEFDVFDTVQSALESAASDDEYEIRLNERTDFEDHYYGITAVAKDIIEKHDKSNNQIDGLPHALQPSGSAEAANLQSPLTILSESQIKLPTMHLPKFSGTYEAWPGFADAFKSAVHENPSFRDAQKLIYLKSCLTGKAAEKVESLETTAANYSVAWDILDKYYNDPSVVINNRVQAFFDFIMFVMFAI is encoded by the coding sequence ATGGCCCAAGAATCGAATACGCAAAATCTCCGCGAACTTGTTCGAAAACGCGCGACAATTAAGTCTAAATTAACAGCCTTCGCGAAGTTTTTAGACACATGTCGCGAACCAGAAACCATACCTCTTAGCGAATTAAAGCTCCATACTGCGCGTCTCGAAAAAGAATTCGACGTTTTTGATACGGTTCAAAGTGCATTAGAATCGGCAGCATCTGACGACGAATACGAAATTAGGTTAAATGAACGTACCGATTTCGAAGATCACTACTACGGGATCACAGCCGTCGCGAAAGACATAATCGAAAAACACGACAAAAGCAATAATCAAATAGACGGTTTGCCACACGCCCTACAACCTTCTGGTTCGGCTGAGGCAGCCAACTTACAATCTCCGTTGACAATTCTATCCGAATCACAAATCAAGCTACCTACGATGCATTTGCCAAAGTTCAGCGGAACATATGAAGCATGGCCCGGCTTCGCGGACGCGTTTAAATCTGCTGTCCACGAAAATCCAAGCTTCCGCGACGCGCAGAAACTCATTTACCTAAAATCTTGCTTAACGGGAAAGGCGGCGGAAAAGGTCGAATCACTGGAGACCACCGCAGCAAATTATTCAGTAGCGTGGGATATCTTAGATAAATATTACAACGATCCAAGCGTAGTCATTAACAACCGCGTCCAAGCATTTTTTGATTTCATCATGTTCGTCATGTTCGCGATATAA